One Ardenticatenales bacterium genomic region harbors:
- a CDS encoding cysteinyl-tRNA synthetase, protein MSIASPHHPGQIVLFGSGETLPSSGKTHEYTARQLPASPRIAILETPAGFEPNSDRVAGKIAEFLARRLQNYRPDIQVLPARKRGTPFSPDTPNIVAPILHANWLLLGPGSPSYAARQLRDTLALHMIQARHHLGATLMLSSSATLAFSTLTMPVYEIYKVGEDLHWKPGLDYFRQFGWPLIIIPHWDNSDGGEELDTSRCYMGRARFQQLRDMLPPGLTILGLDEHTSLIMDLKAGKGLVMGAGRAIILRSDEADESAAVFRSGAEFPLHLLGDVREPQAGAGVPASVWAQALAAQAEIEAAAQQTPQPPPRVLALLAERNTARKQRHWRRADELRDEILALGWQVMDTPAGTELAPQPN, encoded by the coding sequence ATGAGCATCGCTTCCCCCCATCATCCCGGCCAAATTGTCTTGTTTGGCTCTGGCGAGACGCTGCCATCCAGCGGCAAAACACATGAATACACCGCCCGACAGTTACCGGCGTCGCCGCGCATTGCCATTTTGGAGACCCCCGCGGGATTTGAGCCGAATTCAGACCGCGTTGCCGGCAAAATCGCGGAATTCCTGGCGCGACGACTGCAAAACTACCGCCCCGACATCCAGGTGCTGCCCGCCCGCAAGCGCGGCACACCCTTCAGCCCCGACACGCCAAACATCGTCGCCCCCATCCTGCACGCCAATTGGCTCCTCCTGGGACCGGGCAGCCCCTCCTACGCCGCCCGCCAACTCCGCGACACCCTCGCGCTGCACATGATCCAGGCCCGCCACCACCTGGGCGCTACCCTGATGCTCTCCAGTTCCGCCACCCTGGCCTTCAGCACCCTCACCATGCCCGTCTACGAAATCTACAAAGTCGGCGAGGATTTACACTGGAAGCCAGGACTGGATTACTTCCGCCAGTTTGGTTGGCCCCTGATCATCATCCCCCATTGGGACAACAGCGACGGCGGCGAAGAACTGGACACAAGCCGCTGCTACATGGGGCGGGCACGTTTCCAGCAACTGCGCGACATGCTCCCGCCGGGGCTTACCATCCTCGGCCTGGACGAACACACGTCGCTGATCATGGACTTGAAGGCCGGCAAGGGGCTGGTGATGGGCGCGGGGCGGGCGATCATTTTGCGCAGCGACGAAGCCGACGAATCCGCCGCCGTGTTCCGCTCCGGGGCGGAATTCCCGCTGCACCTGCTGGGGGACGTGCGTGAGCCGCAAGCGGGCGCCGGCGTGCCCGCGTCCGTGTGGGCGCAGGCACTGGCGGCGCAGGCGGAGATAGAGGCCGCCGCGCAGCAAACGCCGCAACCTCCGCCGCGTGTGCTGGCGCTGCTGGCGGAGCGCAACACAGCCCGCAAACAGCGCCATTGGCGGCGGGCCGACGAACTGCGCGATGAGATTCTGGCTTTGGGGTGGCAGGTGATGGATACGCCTGCCGGCACGGAACTGGCCCCGCAACCCAATTGA
- a CDS encoding Crp/Fnr family transcriptional regulator translates to MTHRPPLTQIIQQLTGISLFAELDQPTLRELAQASRWREYEAGEVVVFEGDTHSGLYYLQYGWLKVVKTSASGREQILRFLEPGETFNEIGVFANQMNPATAIALEPAGIWLIQRAVLTRLFAERPEFAQHVITKMAERMLYLVSLITDLSLRPVVGRLARLLLEDAVGDVLDRPRWYTQAELAARLGTVPDVVQRALRTLESDGLIAADRHQIRVLDRASLADIAS, encoded by the coding sequence ATGACCCATCGTCCCCCTCTGACACAGATCATACAACAACTAACCGGCATATCCCTCTTTGCCGAACTGGATCAGCCGACCTTGCGGGAACTGGCGCAAGCCTCGCGCTGGCGCGAGTATGAAGCAGGCGAGGTGGTCGTATTCGAAGGGGACACCCATTCCGGCCTTTACTATCTGCAATATGGCTGGCTCAAAGTTGTGAAAACGTCCGCCAGCGGGCGTGAACAAATCCTGCGTTTCCTGGAGCCGGGGGAGACATTCAACGAGATTGGCGTATTTGCCAATCAGATGAATCCGGCGACGGCGATTGCCCTGGAACCGGCGGGTATCTGGCTCATACAACGGGCGGTTTTGACCCGTTTGTTCGCGGAAAGACCGGAATTCGCGCAGCACGTGATCACGAAGATGGCCGAGAGAATGCTCTATCTCGTGTCGCTGATTACGGACCTTTCCTTGCGCCCGGTCGTTGGTCGTCTGGCGCGGCTGCTGCTGGAAGACGCCGTGGGCGACGTGCTGGACCGCCCCCGCTGGTATACGCAGGCGGAACTGGCGGCCCGGCTGGGCACCGTGCCGGATGTGGTGCAGCGGGCGCTGCGGACGCTGGAAAGTGATGGCCTCATTGCCGCGGATCGTCATCAGATTCGCGTGCTGGATCGAGCCTCTTTGGCGGACATCGCCAGTTGA
- a CDS encoding GDP-mannose 4,6-dehydratase, with protein MRVFVTGGTGFAGSHLVDALLAADHEVYALMHAASSLHELPAHPRLTVITGDLMELPALQEQMAAIKPDIIYHLAGQASPALSWRDPARTLAINAGGTANILEAALAGGRPRVLVVSSADVYGPVAAADLPLTELTPIAPRHPYGVSKWAAGQLTRLYWERYQLPAIEARPFNHIGPRQAPGFVAPDFASQLAAIKLGRQPATLAVGNLAAERDFTDVRDVVGAYEALMARGRPGECYLICSGRAVSIDWLLRTLVEIAGIPVTITHDPARMRPSDTPRLYGDYTKIRQDTGWQPQIPLRQSLADTFADWLQRLRE; from the coding sequence ATGCGAGTTTTTGTGACGGGTGGTACGGGTTTTGCGGGATCCCATCTGGTAGATGCGCTGTTGGCGGCGGATCATGAGGTCTATGCGCTGATGCACGCGGCTTCGAGTTTGCACGAATTGCCGGCACATCCCCGGTTGACGGTGATAACGGGGGATTTGATGGAATTGCCGGCATTGCAAGAACAGATGGCCGCCATCAAACCAGACATCATCTACCATCTGGCGGGTCAGGCCTCGCCGGCGCTGAGCTGGCGCGACCCCGCGCGCACTCTGGCGATCAACGCCGGCGGCACGGCCAACATTTTGGAAGCGGCGCTGGCCGGCGGACGTCCGCGCGTGTTGGTTGTCAGCAGCGCCGACGTATACGGCCCGGTGGCGGCGGCGGATTTGCCCTTGACCGAGTTGACGCCCATCGCGCCGCGCCATCCCTACGGCGTGAGCAAGTGGGCCGCGGGGCAGTTGACACGGCTTTATTGGGAACGGTATCAACTGCCGGCTATCGAGGCGCGCCCCTTCAACCATATTGGGCCGCGGCAGGCGCCGGGCTTTGTCGCCCCGGATTTTGCCAGCCAGTTGGCGGCGATTAAGTTGGGCCGGCAGCCGGCGACGTTGGCTGTGGGCAATCTGGCGGCGGAGCGGGACTTTACGGATGTGCGGGATGTGGTGGGGGCGTATGAGGCGTTGATGGCGCGGGGGCGACCCGGAGAATGTTATCTGATTTGCTCTGGGCGGGCGGTGTCGATTGATTGGCTGCTGCGGACATTGGTGGAAATTGCCGGCATTCCCGTCACCATCACCCACGATCCCGCCCGAATGCGCCCCTCCGACACCCCCCGACTCTACGGCGACTACACCAAAATACGGCAAGACACCGGCTGGCAACCACAAATTCCCCTGCGCCAATCCCTGGCCGACACCTTCGCCGACTGGTTGCAGCGGCTGCGAGAATAA
- a CDS encoding DNA adenine methylase, whose translation MAAKKIAFGWYGGKYSHLDWLLPLLPETTHYCEPFGGSAAVLINRKPAPVETYNDIDGEVVNFFRVLREQKEELLEAIGLTPFSREELRFAIKGDVANITDLERARRFFVRARQVRTGLAQTASEGRWAHCKLTTRAGMAGAVSRWLGSVDGLAEIAQRLLRVQIENAPAIEVIRRFDSPETLFYCDPPYVHESRSDKNAYAYEMTDGEHRELSEVLHDVAGKVALSGYHSRLMNELYGDWKYVEAPTKKAHSTNTGANANKQSRTEVLWVNYEINTEMKYQEKDQWQHQTRYLRTLFTELEHPSTSRLS comes from the coding sequence ATGGCTGCTAAGAAAATAGCATTTGGTTGGTACGGCGGTAAATACAGCCATCTCGATTGGCTGCTCCCTTTGTTGCCGGAGACGACGCATTATTGTGAGCCATTTGGGGGATCAGCGGCAGTCTTGATTAACAGAAAACCCGCGCCTGTTGAAACCTACAACGATATTGATGGGGAGGTCGTAAACTTTTTCCGCGTCCTGCGTGAACAAAAGGAGGAATTACTAGAGGCGATTGGTTTAACCCCGTTTTCCCGCGAAGAGTTAAGATTTGCCATCAAAGGGGACGTGGCAAATATCACGGATTTGGAGCGGGCGAGGCGGTTTTTCGTGCGCGCCCGGCAGGTCAGAACCGGTCTGGCGCAAACAGCAAGCGAAGGACGCTGGGCTCACTGCAAATTAACAACTCGTGCCGGCATGGCTGGCGCCGTGTCTCGATGGTTGGGTAGTGTTGATGGCCTGGCGGAAATAGCGCAACGTCTGCTCAGAGTCCAAATAGAAAATGCGCCGGCCATTGAAGTGATACGCAGATTTGATAGTCCTGAGACCCTGTTTTATTGCGACCCGCCCTATGTTCATGAATCACGCTCAGATAAAAATGCATATGCCTATGAAATGACCGACGGCGAGCATCGTGAGTTGTCAGAAGTATTGCATGACGTTGCAGGGAAAGTCGCCTTATCAGGCTATCATAGTCGTTTAATGAACGAACTATATGGTGATTGGAAGTATGTCGAAGCACCCACGAAAAAAGCACATTCGACGAATACAGGCGCAAATGCCAATAAACAAAGCAGAACAGAAGTACTCTGGGTGAACTATGAAATTAATACCGAAATGAAATACCAGGAAAAAGACCAATGGCAACACCAGACAAGATACTTGAGAACGCTCTTCACCGAGCTAGAGCATCCATCAACCAGCCGCTTGTCCTGA
- a CDS encoding TlyA family RNA methyltransferase, with product MSKGKERLDKLLVRRGLAETRSKAQAIIMAGEVRVNGEPADKPGMAVREDAVIEVAAALPYVSRGGYKLAEALPAFGLTVTGRVCADVGACTGGFTDVLLQAGAARVYALDVGYGQLDWKLRQDERVVVMERTNARYVPALPEPVSLVVIDVSFISLRLILPAVRQWLTPQADVVALIKPQFEAGREQVGKGGIVRDVAVHRQVLRDMLAWAEEHGWSPAGLVRSPVTGADGNVEFLLWLRWGGAEGEPLDAATAIAGVMDY from the coding sequence ATGTCCAAGGGCAAGGAACGACTGGATAAGCTGCTGGTGCGGCGAGGGCTGGCGGAGACGCGCAGCAAGGCGCAGGCCATCATTATGGCGGGCGAAGTGCGCGTCAATGGGGAACCGGCGGATAAGCCGGGCATGGCCGTGCGCGAAGATGCGGTGATCGAGGTGGCGGCGGCGCTGCCTTACGTCAGCCGCGGCGGATATAAGTTGGCGGAGGCGCTGCCGGCATTTGGCCTGACGGTGACGGGGCGGGTGTGTGCGGATGTGGGGGCGTGTACGGGGGGTTTTACGGATGTGCTGCTGCAGGCGGGGGCGGCGCGGGTGTATGCGCTGGACGTGGGGTATGGGCAGTTGGATTGGAAGCTGCGCCAGGACGAGCGGGTGGTGGTGATGGAACGCACGAATGCCCGGTATGTGCCGGCATTGCCGGAGCCGGTCAGCCTGGTGGTGATTGATGTGTCGTTTATTTCGCTGCGGTTGATTTTGCCGGCAGTGCGGCAGTGGTTAACGCCGCAAGCCGATGTCGTGGCCTTGATCAAGCCGCAGTTCGAGGCGGGGCGGGAGCAGGTGGGCAAAGGGGGAATTGTGCGGGACGTGGCGGTGCATCGGCAGGTGCTGCGGGACATGCTGGCCTGGGCGGAGGAACATGGCTGGTCGCCCGCCGGCCTGGTACGTTCACCGGTGACGGGCGCGGATGGGAATGTGGAGTTTTTGTTGTGGCTGCGTTGGGGGGGGGCGGAAGGGGAGCCGTTGGATGCGGCGACGGCGATAGCGGGCGTGATGGATTATTGA
- a CDS encoding prolyl oligopeptidase family serine peptidase — MKRFSFLVLAFLLVLAGGMVARPAAAAGGAFHGVAANVKLAKPVALGGGGISQCDPDGTQNSGAIYRICMPPAWHYNGQLVVWAHGYVDFTNPVEIPEDQLCIDGLCIPTVANLLGYGFATTSYSVNGLAVLQGMADILDLVNIYTDQYGAPERVFLIGASEGGIITTLLSEQHPDIFNAGLAMCGPIGDFGRQINFFGDVRVIFNYFFPDLGAMLGDDPTNIPPEVIADWDNIWAQMEPVIFAPENADKLDQWVNVTNMPNDPNDYLGSLHTSVHDGLWYNVFATNDANEKLGGNPFDNTTRLYRGSDNDLLMNLSVQRVAADEAALIELENYQTTGDLQIPLTTLHTLQDQQVPYWHEPLYGRKLGVAGNRDQRFNMPINRYEHCNFTPGEAVAAFAITIYRANQQPLDASLVAALLPDQAEVATYQQWFARFLDGQ, encoded by the coding sequence ATGAAACGTTTCTCTTTCCTGGTTCTGGCTTTCCTCTTAGTTCTGGCGGGCGGCATGGTCGCGCGTCCGGCGGCGGCGGCGGGCGGCGCTTTCCATGGCGTTGCCGCCAACGTCAAACTGGCAAAACCTGTCGCCTTGGGCGGCGGGGGAATCAGCCAATGTGATCCTGACGGCACGCAAAACAGTGGCGCCATCTACCGTATTTGTATGCCACCCGCATGGCACTACAATGGTCAGCTCGTCGTCTGGGCGCACGGTTATGTGGACTTTACCAATCCCGTGGAAATCCCCGAAGACCAGTTGTGCATTGACGGGCTGTGCATCCCCACCGTGGCGAATCTGCTGGGCTATGGCTTTGCCACCACCAGCTACAGCGTCAATGGCCTGGCTGTGCTGCAAGGCATGGCGGACATTCTAGACCTGGTCAACATTTATACGGACCAGTATGGCGCACCTGAGCGTGTTTTCCTCATTGGCGCGTCCGAAGGGGGAATTATCACGACATTGCTTTCCGAACAACACCCGGATATTTTCAACGCGGGTCTGGCAATGTGCGGCCCTATTGGTGACTTTGGGCGGCAGATCAATTTCTTCGGCGATGTGCGCGTCATTTTCAACTACTTCTTCCCGGACCTGGGAGCGATGTTGGGCGATGATCCTACGAACATTCCGCCAGAAGTGATCGCGGACTGGGATAACATTTGGGCGCAAATGGAACCGGTTATTTTTGCGCCAGAGAATGCGGACAAGCTGGATCAATGGGTGAATGTGACCAACATGCCAAACGATCCCAATGATTACCTGGGTTCGCTGCACACGTCCGTGCATGATGGGCTGTGGTACAACGTTTTCGCTACCAACGATGCGAACGAGAAGTTGGGCGGCAACCCGTTTGATAACACCACGCGCCTTTATCGCGGATCAGATAATGACCTGTTGATGAATCTGTCCGTACAGCGGGTGGCGGCAGACGAGGCGGCCTTGATAGAGTTGGAGAATTATCAAACGACGGGGGATTTGCAGATTCCGTTGACGACGCTGCACACGCTGCAAGACCAGCAGGTGCCGTACTGGCATGAACCGCTCTACGGGCGCAAATTGGGCGTGGCCGGCAATCGTGACCAGCGGTTCAATATGCCCATTAACCGGTATGAGCATTGCAACTTTACGCCGGGCGAAGCGGTGGCGGCGTTTGCGATCACTATCTACCGCGCCAACCAGCAGCCGCTGGATGCCTCGTTGGTGGCGGCGCTGCTACCGGATCAGGCGGAAGTGGCGACTTATCAGCAGTGGTTTGCGCGTTTCCTCGACGGGCAATAG
- a CDS encoding molybdopterin-dependent oxidoreductase has product MLTHDPLQPHSHDPNPHPPGADAAFWFVLPDAPPIRLTPADLQTLPRTTLPDCYIVSTGHGTSGPFVFAGTTLYNLLTHYLPPGKTWSQVDIISGDSFGTRILAAEVIAPGIHRPILLSDTIDGAPMSRQNGLVRLIVPGETDDALRQVKWIARVVVRP; this is encoded by the coding sequence ATGCTCACGCACGATCCGCTGCAACCACACAGCCACGACCCCAATCCCCACCCACCCGGCGCGGATGCCGCATTCTGGTTCGTGCTGCCGGATGCTCCGCCAATTCGCCTGACGCCCGCCGACCTCCAGACCCTACCGCGCACAACATTGCCGGATTGCTACATCGTCAGCACCGGTCATGGTACGTCTGGACCTTTCGTTTTTGCCGGCACAACCCTATACAACCTCCTCACCCACTACCTCCCCCCTGGCAAAACCTGGTCACAAGTAGACATCATCAGCGGCGACAGCTTCGGCACACGCATCCTGGCGGCAGAAGTGATCGCCCCTGGCATCCACCGTCCCATCCTCCTCAGCGACACCATTGACGGCGCGCCCATGTCGCGGCAAAACGGCCTGGTGCGCCTCATCGTCCCCGGCGAGACCGACGACGCGCTGCGTCAGGTAAAATGGATAGCGCGCGTGGTCGTTCGTCCCTGA
- a CDS encoding trypsin-like peptidase domain-containing protein gives MGHTMHRYRYLFLLPGLLLLAAMACNLQSPSAAPATAVVVTVVAQEVGSPGPTQTPYVIVATPTPLSEQDLQALDVEEQLITNLYQRVSPSVVHITSQVVQMSFFFGPMPSEGTGSGFVMDKEGHIVTNNHVVEGASSIEVTLSDQTKVPAQVVGTDPANDLAVIKIDVSPDELIPLELGEAADLRVGQRAIAIGNPFGLDRTLTVGIISALGRPLQSDNTTLFNVIQTDAAINPGNSGGPLLDSRGRLIGVNTAVQQNAEGIGFAVPVSTVKRVIPVLLEKGYYPHPWLGLLGYSIDAELAQALNLPVSRGVLVAQLYEQGPARDAGIHGAQQQVIIGNRRVLVGGDIITAIDNQPVTDWDALAQYLEEQTQVGQTVTLTLYRDQAEIQLDLILGEQPTQ, from the coding sequence ATGGGCCATACCATGCACCGTTATCGTTATCTGTTCTTGTTGCCAGGCTTGCTGCTTTTGGCGGCAATGGCCTGCAATTTGCAGTCCCCATCCGCCGCGCCGGCGACGGCTGTGGTTGTCACCGTGGTGGCGCAGGAGGTGGGTTCGCCCGGACCTACGCAAACGCCTTATGTCATCGTTGCCACGCCAACGCCGCTTTCGGAGCAGGATTTGCAGGCGCTGGATGTGGAGGAACAGTTGATCACGAATCTGTATCAGCGCGTGAGTCCCTCGGTGGTGCATATTACCAGCCAGGTCGTGCAAATGTCCTTCTTTTTCGGCCCGATGCCCAGTGAAGGCACGGGGTCGGGGTTTGTCATGGACAAGGAAGGGCACATTGTGACCAACAATCATGTGGTGGAGGGGGCCAGTTCCATCGAAGTCACGCTGTCTGATCAGACGAAAGTGCCGGCACAAGTCGTGGGAACCGATCCCGCGAATGACCTGGCCGTTATCAAAATTGACGTGTCCCCGGATGAGTTGATCCCCCTGGAATTGGGCGAGGCGGCTGATTTGCGCGTGGGGCAACGGGCGATTGCTATTGGCAACCCGTTTGGCCTGGACCGCACCCTCACCGTGGGCATCATCAGCGCTCTCGGTCGCCCCCTTCAGTCGGACAATACCACCCTGTTCAATGTGATTCAGACGGACGCGGCGATCAATCCGGGCAATTCCGGCGGGCCGCTGCTGGATTCGCGTGGTCGCCTTATTGGCGTGAACACGGCGGTGCAGCAAAATGCCGAGGGGATTGGTTTTGCCGTGCCCGTGAGTACGGTAAAGCGGGTGATTCCTGTTCTGCTGGAGAAGGGGTATTATCCGCATCCGTGGCTGGGGTTGTTGGGGTATTCGATTGACGCGGAACTGGCGCAGGCGTTGAATTTGCCGGTGTCGCGCGGGGTTTTGGTGGCGCAGTTGTATGAGCAGGGGCCGGCGAGAGATGCCGGCATCCACGGCGCCCAACAACAAGTCATCATCGGCAACCGGCGCGTCCTCGTCGGTGGCGACATCATCACCGCCATCGACAACCAGCCCGTCACCGACTGGGACGCCCTTGCCCAATACCTGGAAGAACAAACCCAGGTCGGCCAGACCGTCACCCTCACCCTCTACCGCGACCAGGCCGAAATACAGCTCGATCTCATCCTCGGCGAACAACCTACCCAATAA
- the lepA gene encoding elongation factor 4, protein MDQSRIRNFCIVAHIDHGKSTLADRLLQLTGTVSDREMQAQMLDTMDIEREKGVTIKASAVRMVYDAHDGKQYVMNLIDTPGHVDFGYEVSRALQACEGAILVVDATQGIEAQTLANLYLAVEADLELVPVVNKIDLPAALPDDVAEEVENLTGIPAEDVIPVSAKTGTNVERVLEAIVRRVPPPKGSPNTPFRALIFDSHYDSYKGVIAYIRVVEGVICDRDWILMMANGVTAEPLEIGIFGPDMRPVTELTAGEVGYIATGLKSVRECRVGDTITLRDNPAAAPLPGYRMVKPMVFAGFYPADNEDYQDLKEALEKLQLNDASLVYELETSNALNFGFRCGFLGLFHMEIIQERLEREYDLDIVATAPSVRYEVVMAGTGDVKVVESPADLPEEGLFEEIREPWVDLQIFIPDEYYGVVTELVMKRRGEFVGQEHPAPNRVILKFRAPLAEIIVDFYDKLKSSTRGYASMDYEFTGYRAADLVKLDVLVNQQPVDALAMIVHRDSAYHRGQRLVSKLKELIPRQLFEVPIQAATGKRVISRANVKALRKDVLAKCYGGDITRKRKLLEKQKKGKKRMKMIGNVEVPQEAFMAVLQLGDD, encoded by the coding sequence ATGGACCAATCAAGAATTCGCAATTTCTGTATCGTTGCTCACATCGATCATGGCAAGTCAACCCTGGCGGACCGCCTGCTCCAGCTAACCGGAACCGTATCCGACCGCGAAATGCAGGCGCAAATGCTGGATACCATGGACATCGAACGGGAAAAGGGCGTCACCATCAAAGCGTCCGCCGTGCGCATGGTCTACGACGCCCACGATGGCAAACAATACGTCATGAACCTGATCGACACCCCCGGCCACGTAGATTTCGGCTACGAGGTCAGCCGCGCTCTTCAGGCGTGCGAGGGGGCTATTCTGGTCGTCGATGCCACTCAGGGTATCGAGGCGCAAACGCTGGCGAATCTGTACCTGGCGGTGGAAGCTGACCTGGAGTTGGTTCCCGTCGTCAATAAAATTGATTTGCCGGCAGCCCTCCCCGACGACGTCGCCGAAGAAGTCGAAAACCTCACCGGCATTCCCGCCGAAGACGTGATCCCCGTCAGCGCCAAAACGGGCACAAACGTGGAGCGTGTGCTGGAGGCCATCGTGCGGCGCGTTCCCCCGCCCAAAGGCAGCCCCAACACCCCCTTCCGCGCCCTCATTTTTGACTCCCACTACGATTCCTACAAAGGCGTCATCGCCTACATCCGCGTCGTCGAAGGCGTCATCTGCGACCGCGACTGGATATTGATGATGGCCAACGGCGTCACCGCCGAACCGTTGGAAATCGGCATCTTTGGCCCCGACATGCGCCCCGTGACCGAGCTAACCGCGGGCGAAGTGGGCTACATCGCCACCGGCCTCAAGTCGGTGCGTGAATGCCGCGTTGGCGACACCATCACCTTGCGCGACAACCCCGCCGCCGCCCCACTCCCCGGCTACCGCATGGTCAAGCCCATGGTTTTCGCCGGCTTCTACCCCGCCGACAACGAAGATTATCAGGACTTGAAGGAAGCCCTGGAAAAGTTACAGCTCAACGATGCCTCCCTCGTCTACGAGTTGGAAACCTCCAACGCCCTCAATTTCGGCTTCCGCTGCGGTTTCCTCGGCCTCTTCCATATGGAAATCATTCAGGAGCGGCTGGAGCGGGAATACGACCTGGACATCGTGGCCACCGCTCCCAGCGTACGCTACGAGGTGGTTATGGCCGGCACGGGCGACGTGAAAGTAGTAGAAAGCCCCGCCGATCTTCCCGAGGAAGGTTTGTTTGAGGAAATCCGCGAGCCGTGGGTAGATTTGCAAATTTTCATCCCCGACGAATACTACGGCGTCGTCACGGAACTGGTGATGAAGCGGCGCGGCGAGTTTGTGGGGCAGGAGCATCCCGCTCCGAACCGCGTTATTCTCAAATTCCGCGCCCCCCTGGCGGAAATCATCGTGGACTTCTACGACAAACTGAAGAGCAGCACGCGCGGCTACGCCTCCATGGACTATGAGTTTACCGGCTACCGCGCCGCCGATCTGGTCAAGCTGGACGTCCTCGTTAACCAGCAGCCCGTGGACGCGCTGGCGATGATCGTCCACCGCGACAGCGCCTATCACCGGGGGCAGCGCCTGGTCTCCAAGCTGAAGGAACTCATTCCGCGCCAGTTGTTTGAAGTGCCCATCCAGGCGGCTACCGGCAAGCGCGTCATCAGCCGCGCCAACGTGAAGGCGCTGCGTAAGGACGTGCTGGCAAAATGCTACGGCGGTGACATCACCCGCAAGCGCAAACTGCTGGAGAAGCAAAAGAAAGGCAAGAAGCGCATGAAGATGATCGGCAACGTAGAAGTGCCACAAGAGGCGTTCATGGCCGTGCTGCAATTGGGTGATGATTGA
- a CDS encoding Fic family protein, which translates to MNPRFTITDGMIQGLAHVERARGFLEAAQLSPKWVRQMSKRALLLEAHHTTHIEGTRLTLSQAEQLLAGYPVLQADPEDARELLNYRDAFNLVSDYLDSGAPITESLIREIHKRLVAGVRGERAQPGKYRLVQNYVVNSLTGTVIYTPPPPGDVPALMRDLVAWLNNPGQMHPVLASGIAQFQLVHIHPFIDGNGRTSRLLSTLYLYRAGYDFKRLFTISEYYDRDRDAFYAALQSVREANLDLTQWLEYFVAGLVTQLTEVKERGRQAIKLDLIARERQLNRRQVEALRYLLARETMNVQEFEQICPTVTRRTLQRDLKDLLAQQLIVEVGGASTDPNRRYRLGVLL; encoded by the coding sequence ATGAATCCCCGTTTCACAATTACTGATGGAATGATCCAGGGATTGGCTCACGTCGAACGCGCGCGCGGTTTTCTTGAAGCGGCCCAGTTATCCCCGAAGTGGGTGCGCCAAATGAGTAAGCGGGCGCTGCTGCTGGAAGCGCATCATACAACGCACATTGAAGGCACTCGTTTGACCCTGTCGCAAGCCGAACAACTGCTGGCCGGGTACCCGGTTCTCCAGGCGGACCCCGAGGATGCGCGGGAGTTGCTGAACTATCGGGATGCGTTCAATCTGGTTTCGGACTACCTGGACTCAGGCGCGCCCATTACTGAAAGTCTCATCCGCGAGATTCATAAACGCCTGGTTGCTGGCGTGCGCGGTGAACGCGCGCAACCAGGGAAATATCGCCTGGTGCAGAACTATGTGGTGAATTCGCTTACCGGGACCGTTATTTACACGCCGCCCCCGCCGGGTGATGTGCCGGCATTGATGCGCGATCTGGTTGCGTGGTTAAACAATCCTGGTCAAATGCACCCGGTCCTGGCTAGTGGCATTGCCCAATTCCAATTAGTGCATATCCATCCTTTTATAGATGGTAATGGACGTACCTCTCGATTGCTTTCCACGCTCTATCTCTACCGTGCTGGCTACGATTTCAAGCGTCTGTTTACTATCAGCGAATACTACGACCGTGACCGCGACGCATTTTATGCTGCCCTGCAGAGTGTACGTGAAGCCAATTTGGACTTGACGCAATGGCTAGAGTATTTCGTCGCCGGGCTAGTCACTCAATTAACCGAAGTGAAGGAAAGAGGCAGGCAAGCCATTAAACTAGACCTGATAGCCCGTGAGCGCCAACTCAACAGGCGACAAGTGGAGGCGCTGCGCTACTTGTTAGCCAGAGAGACAATGAATGTGCAAGAGTTTGAACAAATCTGCCCCACCGTTACGCGACGCACCTTGCAGCGGGACCTGAAAGACTTGCTTGCACAGCAACTGATTGTAGAAGTCGGTGGGGCGTCAACGGATCCAAACCGTCGTTACCGGCTTGGGGTTCTCTTGTAA